A region of Arvicanthis niloticus isolate mArvNil1 chromosome 18, mArvNil1.pat.X, whole genome shotgun sequence DNA encodes the following proteins:
- the B3gnt9 gene encoding UDP-GlcNAc:betaGal beta-1,3-N-acetylglucosaminyltransferase 9, with the protein MRRPRLCRDAWLTLLLSAALGLLLYAQRDGASPTTRAPPVRGRQLPRPTPGLRARELPSTARAAPLAYEGETPVPPTPTDPFDFGRYLRAKDQRRFPLLINQPRKCRSDGASGGSPDLLIAVKSVAADFERREAVRQTWGAEGRVQGALVRRVFLLGVPKGVGSGGAGTRTHWRALLEAESRAYADILLWAFEDTFFNLTLKEIHFLSWASAFCPDVHFVFKGDADVFVHVKNLLQFLEPRDPAQDLLAGDVIVQARPIRARASKYFIPQAVYGLPVYPSYAGGGGFVLSGATLRRLADACSQVELFPIDDVFLGMCLQRLRLTPEPHPAFRTFGISQPSAAPHLRTFDPCFYRELVVVHGLSAADIWLMWRLLHGPRGPVCAHPQPVATGPFQWNS; encoded by the coding sequence ATGAGGAGGCCGCGCCTTTGCCGGGACGCGTGGCTTACGCTGCTGCTCAGCGCCGCCCTCGGACTCCTGCTTTACGCGCAGCGCGATGGGGCATCCCCCACGACCAGAGCACCACCAGTGCGAGGACGACAGCTCCCGCGGCCCACTCCTGGTCTCCGAGCACGCGAGCTTCCCAGCACCGCACGCGCGGCCCCGCTGGCTTACGAGGGGGAGACCCCGGTGCCGCCCACACCTACGGACCCCTTTGACTTCGGCAGGTATCTGCGCGCCAAGGACCAACGGCGCTTCCCGCTGCTCATCAACCAGCCGCGCAAATGCCGTAGCGACGGCGCGTCTGGAGGCTCGCCCGACTTGCTCATCGCCGTCAAGTCTGTGGCCGCCGACTTTGAGCGGCGGGAAGCCGTTCGCCAGACGTGGGGCGCCGAGGGTCGCGTGCAGGGGGCACTAGTGCGCCGAGTGTTCTTGCTGGGCGTGCCCAAGGGGGTCGGCTCCGGCGGGGCAGGCACGCGGACGCACTGGCGCGCCCTGCTGGAGGCTGAGAGCCGAGCTTATGCAGACATTCTGCTCTGGGCTTTCGAAGACACCTTTTTCAATCTAACGCTCAAGGAGATTCACTTTCTATCTTGGGCCTCAGCATTCTGTCCAGATGTACACTTTGTTTTTAAGGGCGATGCAGATGTGTTCGTGCACGTGAAGAACCTGCTGCAGTTTCTAGAGCCACGGGATCCGGCACAGGACCTTCTTGCCGGTGATGTGATTGTGCAGGCAAGGCCAATCCGAGCTAGAGCCAGCAAGTACTTCATCCCCCAGGCTGTGTACGGATTGCCCGTTTACCCTTCCTACGCAGGCGGTGGTGGCTTTGTTCTCTCGGGAGCCACGCTCCGCCGCCTAGCTGATGCCTGCTCACAAGTTGAGCTCTTTCCCATAGACGATGTCTTTCTGGGCATGTGTTTGCAGCGTCTGCGGCTCACACCTGAGCCTCATCCAGCGTTTCGTACCTTTGGCATCTCCCAGCCTTCAGCTGCACCACATCTTCGAACCTTCGACCCCTGTTTCTACCGAGAACTGGTGGTAGTACATGGGCTGTCTGCAGCCGACATCTGGCTTATGTGGCGCTTGCTGCATGGGCCTCGGGGGCCAGTCTGTGCACATCCACAGCCTGTGGCAACCGGTCCCTTCCAATGGAATTCCTAG
- the Tradd gene encoding tumor necrosis factor receptor type 1-associated DEATH domain protein, which translates to MAAGQNGHEEWVGSAYLFLESAVDKVVLSEAYTDPKKKVAIYKALQTALSESGDSPDVLQILKIYCSDPQLIVQLRFCGRLLCGRFLQAYREGALRTALQRCMASALAQEAVRLQLELRAGAEQLDSWLADEERCLNYILAQKPDRLRDEELAELEDELCKLTCDCTGQGGGTQVAPAGSKSLVSSPSEEKPLPAACQTFLFHGQPIVNRPLNLQDQQTFARSVGLKWRRVGRSLQRSCRALRDPALDSLAYEYERDGLYEQAFQLLRRFIQAEGRRATLQRLVEALEENELTSLAEDLLGQAERDDGLA; encoded by the exons ATGGCAGCTGGTCAGAATGGCCATGAGGAGTGGGTAGGCAGTGCATACCTGTTTTTGGAGTCTGCGGTGGACAAGGTGgtcctgtctgaagcctacacAGATCCCAAGAAGAAGGTGGCAATATACAAGGCTCTGCAGACTGCGTTGTCAG AGAGTGGGGACAGCCCTGACGTACTGCAGATCCTCAAGATCTACTGCAGCGACCCTCAGCTCATCGTCCAGTTGCGTTTCTGCGGGCGCCTGCTGTGTGGCCGCTTCCTCCAAGCCTACCGCGAGGGGGCGCTGCGCACCGCGTTGCAGAGGTGCATGGCCTCGGCGCTTGCCCAGGAAGCGGTGCGGTTGCAACTGGAGTTGCGTGCTGGTGCGGAGCAGCTGGACAGTTGGCTGGCCGATGAAGAGCGCTGTTTGAATTACATCTTAGCCCAGAAG CCCGACCGGCTCAGGGACGAGGAACTCGCGGAGCTGGAGGATGAGCTCTGCAAACTGACGTGTGACTGCACTGGCCAGGGTGGAGGCACACAGGTAGCTCCAGCGGGTTCGAAGTCCCTGGTTTCCTCTCCGTCCGAGGAGAAGCCACTGCCGGCCGCCTGCCAGACTTTTCTGTTCCATGGTCAGCCCATAG TGAACCGGCCACTGAATCTGCAAGACCAGCAGACGTTCGCGCGCTCAGTGGGCCTCAAGTGGCGCAGGGTGGGGCGCTCGCTGCAGCGTAGCTGTCGAGCCCTGAGAGACCCTGCCCTCGACTCGCTGGCCTACGAGTATGAGCGCGATGGGCTATATGAGCAGGCCTTCCAGCTGCTGCGCCGGTTCATACAAGCCGAGGGCCGTCGCGCCACACTGCAGCGCCTGGTGGAGGCGCTGGAGGAGAATGAGCTCACTAGTCTAGCAGAGGATCTGCTGGGCCAGGCGGAGCGGGATGACGGCCTGGCCTAA
- the Fbxl8 gene encoding F-box/LRR-repeat protein 8, which produces MGEPVEKLPEEVLALIFRDLPLRDRAVAARVCRAWAAAVTNSAVWSDTSISCDCELEDLLPPYLSACLDYIHNLRLEYEPSKKPSRRTATELLTALASRAPRLRGLRLECLGEKPLFDAGRDILGAVHAVCGAAHQLHHLDLRHLPYTLEDTLVLKAAGGCPELRSLFLDNHALVNSVQPTSVLKLLEACPHLRALGLHLASMSRAVLELLAAPNRAPFALLALRCACPEDARASPLPDEAWATLSCHHPGLEVELDLEPVLPDEAVTRILQPAVPVAALRLNLSGDTVGPVRFAARHYAKTLRALEVRASASTELHTALEELAARCAGLREIHCFCVVRPSVLDAFRAYCPRLRSYTLKLKREPHPWLPTQVR; this is translated from the exons ATGGGGGAACCGGTTGAAAAGCTGCCAGAGGAAGTGTTGGCGCTCATCTTCCGTGATCTGCCTCTCAGGGACCGTGCTGTAGCTGCCAGAGTCTGCAGAGCCTGGGCTGCGGCTGTCACCAACAGTGCCGTGTGGTCTGATACAAGCATTAG TTGTGACTGTGAGCTGGAAGACTTGCTGCCACCATATCTGTCGGCCTGCCTGGACTACATTCACAACCTAAGGCTGGAATATGAACCTTCAAAGAAGCCCAGCCGCAGAACGGCCACCGAGCTGCTGACTGCTCTGGCCAGCCGAGCCCCAAGGCTTCGAGGCCTGCGCTTGGAATGCCTCGGAGAGAAGCCACTTTTTGATGCAGGCCGTGACATCCTGGGCGCTGTGCACGCAGTCTGCGGAGCTGCTCACCAACTGCACCACCTCGACCTGCGCCACTTGCCCTACACGCTGGAGGACACTCTGGTGCTTAAGGCTGCTGGTGGCTGTCCCGAGCTCCGCAGTCTTTTCCTGGACAACCATGCACTGGTGAACAGCGTGCAGCCCACCTCTGTGCTCAAGCTTTTGGAGGCCTGTCCTCACCTGCGCGCTCTTGGACTGCATCTTGCTAGTATGTCCCGCGCCGTGCTGGAATTGCTAGCCGCTCCGAATCGCGCCCCTTTTGCACTTCTGGCACTGAGGTGTGCGTGCCCCGAAGATGCTCGTGCTTCCCCTCTGCCTGACGAAGCCTGGGCGACGCTAAGTTGTCACCATCCCGGGCTGGAGGTGGAGCTGGACCTGGAGCCTGTGCTTCCAGATGAGGCCGTGACGCGCATCCTGCAACCAGCAGTACCAGTGGCTGCGCTGCGTCTCAACCTCTCGGGTGACACAGTAGGACCCGTGCGCTTTGCAGCGCGCCACTACGCCAAAACTTTGCGCGCCCTCGAGGTGCGCGCGTCCGCTTCCACTGAGCTGCACACCGCGCTGGAGGAGCTGGCGGCGCGCTGCGCGGGCTTGAGAGAGATACACTGCTTCTGCGTAGTGAGACCCTCGGTACTGGACGCCTTCCGCGCGTACTGTCCGCGCCTGCGCAGCTATACGCTCAAACTGAAGCGTGAGCCGCATCCCTGGCTGCCCACACAGGTTCGGTGA